Proteins found in one Nitrosopumilus maritimus SCM1 genomic segment:
- a CDS encoding DUF2024 family protein, with amino-acid sequence MDFHVFDTYVKAKDGHTMHFDVVTDNSNVEKAISYAKEWLNTIGEENSKVTTEECKFCHTQSVPEDIEIEIMTNGYFISKMEGCPE; translated from the coding sequence ATGGACTTTCATGTTTTTGATACATATGTCAAGGCAAAGGATGGACATACAATGCACTTTGATGTGGTTACAGACAATAGTAATGTAGAAAAGGCAATTTCTTACGCAAAAGAATGGCTCAATACAATTGGAGAAGAAAATTCCAAAGTGACAACTGAAGAATGTAAATTTTGTCACACACAATCTGTTCCAGAAGATATTGAAATTGAGATAATGACTAACGGTTATTTCATTTCAAAGATGGAAGGTTGTCCTGAATAA
- a CDS encoding ROK family protein, whose translation MLYKLGVDLGGTKTEAILLDDSLNVLERKRVPTPKNNYSEILDTISNLVLELSSNTLDYSLGICTPGAISKKTGLIKNSNTQCLIGKSLKEDLEKKLKKTIVMENDANCFVMAESKMGAAKNFDLVFGVIMGTGVGGGITVNGKLHSGRTNIAGEWGHHTLHRNGNPCYCGKTGCVETYISGPALEQKWELLSGESKSVPEILSNLDNDIGKTWKSEFLENFGYSLANVIDILDPDAIVLGGGLSNIDFLYTEGKKSVYEKVFSDLVDTPILKNELGDSAGVYGAALLN comes from the coding sequence TTGTTGTACAAGCTAGGTGTTGATTTAGGTGGAACAAAAACTGAAGCAATTCTATTAGATGATTCTCTAAATGTTTTAGAAAGAAAAAGAGTTCCAACCCCTAAAAATAATTATTCTGAAATACTTGATACTATCTCAAATTTGGTTTTAGAATTATCAAGTAATACTCTAGATTATTCTTTAGGAATATGTACTCCCGGTGCAATCTCAAAAAAAACTGGATTGATAAAAAACAGCAACACTCAGTGTTTGATTGGAAAATCTCTAAAAGAAGATCTAGAAAAAAAATTGAAAAAAACTATTGTAATGGAAAATGATGCAAATTGTTTTGTTATGGCAGAATCAAAAATGGGTGCTGCAAAAAATTTTGATCTTGTTTTTGGCGTGATAATGGGGACTGGTGTTGGTGGTGGTATTACTGTTAATGGAAAACTACATTCAGGAAGAACCAACATTGCTGGAGAATGGGGACATCATACATTGCATCGTAATGGAAATCCATGTTATTGTGGAAAAACTGGATGTGTAGAGACCTACATCAGTGGTCCTGCATTGGAACAAAAATGGGAATTACTCTCAGGAGAATCAAAATCCGTACCTGAAATCCTTTCAAATCTTGATAATGATATTGGAAAAACCTGGAAAAGTGAATTTTTAGAAAATTTTGGATATAGTCTTGCAAATGTGATTGACATTTTGGATCCTGATGCAATTGTACTTGGAGGTGGTTTGTCAAATATTGATTTCCTGTATACTGAAGGAAAAAAATCTGTTTATGAAAAAGTATTTTCAGATTTAGTTGATACCCCTATTTTGAAAAATGAATTGGGAGATTCAGCAGGTGTCTATGGTGCTGCTTTGCTAAATTAG